The following coding sequences are from one Halorubrum sp. BOL3-1 window:
- a CDS encoding 23S rRNA (uridine(2552)-2'-O)-methyltransferase: MSGKDDYYNRSKQQGYRARSAYKLKQLDEEADLLDRGDTVVDLGAAPGGWLQVAAEEVGESGTVVGVDLQRIDDLEEHDVETIRGDMTEERTRHYLREAVDEGGADVVVSDMAPNMTGEYNLDHARSVHLARQAFEAAAELLASGGDFVVKVFQGEDLDAFRDDVSESFQYVRTVSPPASRDASSEVYLVAKGYTESPVSEGDRVEVTVEEEGDEGDGIAYVDGYTLFVDAEVDETLTVAVTDVKPRFGFTERVDAP, encoded by the coding sequence ATGAGCGGCAAAGACGACTACTACAACCGATCCAAACAGCAGGGGTACCGCGCCCGGTCCGCCTACAAGCTGAAACAGCTCGACGAGGAGGCGGACCTGCTCGACCGCGGCGATACCGTGGTCGACCTCGGCGCCGCGCCCGGCGGGTGGCTCCAGGTCGCGGCCGAGGAAGTCGGTGAGAGCGGGACCGTCGTCGGCGTCGACCTCCAGCGCATCGACGATCTTGAGGAGCACGACGTGGAGACGATCCGCGGCGACATGACCGAGGAGCGCACCCGCCACTACCTTCGGGAGGCGGTCGACGAGGGGGGCGCGGACGTCGTGGTGAGCGACATGGCGCCGAACATGACCGGCGAGTACAACCTCGACCACGCCCGGTCGGTCCACCTCGCTCGGCAGGCGTTCGAGGCCGCCGCCGAGCTGCTCGCGTCCGGCGGCGACTTCGTCGTCAAGGTGTTCCAAGGCGAGGACCTCGACGCCTTCCGCGACGACGTGAGCGAGTCGTTCCAGTACGTCCGAACCGTCTCGCCGCCCGCCTCGCGGGACGCCTCCTCGGAGGTGTACCTCGTCGCGAAGGGGTACACCGAGTCACCCGTCTCCGAAGGCGACCGGGTTGAGGTGACCGTCGAGGAGGAGGGCGACGAGGGCGACGGCATCGCCTACGTCGACGGGTACACCCTCTTCGTCGACGCCGAGGTGGACGAGACGCTCACCGTCGCCGTGACCGATGTCAAGCCGCGGTTCGGCTTCACGGAGCGCGTCGACGCGCCGTAG
- a CDS encoding GNAT family N-acetyltransferase has translation MTADDSPAADTDSPADVAVEPATPDDRLDILRVLDAAMLETDADTVADRIAAGDALVARSTRTGGVVGALVATRPDPARLHVDAVAVRRSRRGRGIGSALVAAAVRRGESDSHVDRVTSGFDAELSRFYEGVGFSVDDDADEGRRVGRRRV, from the coding sequence GTGACTGCCGACGACTCGCCCGCCGCCGACACCGACTCGCCCGCCGATGTCGCCGTCGAGCCGGCGACTCCCGACGACCGGCTCGATATCCTCCGGGTCCTCGATGCCGCGATGCTCGAAACCGACGCCGACACCGTCGCCGACCGGATCGCGGCCGGCGACGCGCTCGTCGCCCGATCGACGCGCACCGGCGGGGTCGTCGGCGCGCTCGTCGCGACGCGTCCCGACCCCGCTCGACTCCACGTCGACGCCGTCGCTGTGCGGCGGTCTCGGCGCGGCCGCGGCATCGGCTCGGCGCTCGTCGCGGCCGCGGTCCGCCGGGGAGAGTCGGACTCCCACGTCGACCGCGTTACGTCGGGCTTCGACGCCGAACTGAGCCGCTTCTACGAGGGAGTCGGGTTCTCGGTCGACGACGACGCCGACGAGGGCCGACGCGTCGGCCGCCGGCGAGTGTGA
- a CDS encoding ubiquitin-like small modifier protein 2 has translation MDVTVEVVGEGTDEYSLAADATYDDLIRAAGYHPQEASALVDGSPVPGDGVVDAESVKILRLIKGGSGEFTL, from the coding sequence ATGGACGTGACCGTCGAGGTCGTCGGCGAGGGGACCGACGAGTACAGCCTCGCCGCCGACGCGACGTACGACGACCTGATCCGCGCGGCGGGCTACCACCCGCAGGAGGCGTCGGCGCTGGTCGACGGCTCGCCGGTGCCGGGCGACGGCGTCGTCGACGCCGAGTCGGTCAAAATTCTGCGACTGATCAAGGGCGGTTCGGGCGAGTTCACACTGTGA
- the gatB gene encoding Asp-tRNA(Asn)/Glu-tRNA(Gln) amidotransferase subunit GatB produces MSTQAATADRTVVIGLEVHVQLETDTKIFCGCSTEPTDDEKPNTRTCPTCLGLPGALPVLNEAAVEAAVKVGKAIDADIPETTTFHRKNYYYPDLPKNFQLTQYDAPICQSGELEVRVDGEPRTIGITRAHLEEDPGSLQHAGGSIESASHTLVDYNRAGTPLMEIVTEPDFRSPDETRAFLAKLEEVLEYLGVFDPGRDGSLRVDANVSLVPAEHVAADGSIADEALEAVNRAEVKNISSHKGAEQALAYEVTRQENVLRRGRDIEQETRHWDEDRGVTVGMRSKEAEKDYRYFREGDLPALEVADWKEQIAIPELPDARRERFREEYGLDREAASKLTSTKAVADFFEEVASEFDPELAATWVADNLLGELNYREMSITDVEGRLDEFTRLIELVAAEELTTKNAEEIVLREMLDEGDDPGTIIDREGLGKAESGEVETAVAAAIDENPDAVSDYHDGDEGAINFLVGQVMQATGGSADPGQVNGLLREELDG; encoded by the coding sequence ATGAGTACGCAGGCCGCGACGGCGGACCGGACAGTCGTGATCGGGCTGGAGGTTCACGTCCAGCTCGAGACCGACACGAAGATCTTCTGCGGCTGCTCGACGGAGCCGACAGACGACGAGAAGCCGAACACGCGCACGTGTCCGACCTGTCTCGGGCTGCCGGGCGCGCTCCCCGTCCTCAACGAGGCCGCCGTCGAGGCCGCCGTGAAGGTCGGGAAGGCGATCGACGCCGACATCCCCGAGACGACCACGTTCCACCGGAAGAACTACTACTACCCCGACCTCCCGAAGAACTTCCAGCTCACCCAGTACGACGCGCCGATCTGTCAGTCGGGCGAGCTGGAGGTCCGCGTCGACGGCGAGCCGCGGACCATCGGGATCACTCGCGCGCACCTCGAAGAGGACCCCGGTAGCCTCCAGCACGCCGGCGGATCCATCGAGTCGGCGTCGCACACGCTGGTGGACTACAACCGCGCGGGCACGCCGCTGATGGAGATCGTCACGGAGCCGGACTTCCGGTCGCCGGACGAGACGCGGGCGTTCCTGGCGAAACTGGAGGAGGTGCTGGAGTACCTCGGCGTGTTCGACCCCGGCCGCGACGGGAGCCTGCGCGTCGACGCCAACGTCTCCCTCGTCCCCGCCGAGCACGTCGCCGCCGACGGGTCGATAGCCGACGAGGCGCTCGAAGCCGTGAACCGCGCCGAGGTGAAGAACATCTCCAGTCACAAGGGCGCGGAGCAGGCGCTCGCCTACGAGGTCACCCGTCAGGAGAACGTGCTCCGTCGCGGCCGCGATATCGAACAGGAGACGCGCCACTGGGACGAGGACCGCGGCGTCACCGTCGGGATGCGCTCGAAGGAGGCCGAGAAGGACTACCGCTACTTCCGCGAGGGCGACCTCCCCGCCCTGGAGGTGGCCGACTGGAAAGAACAGATCGCGATCCCGGAGCTCCCCGACGCGCGCCGTGAGCGCTTCCGCGAGGAGTACGGTCTCGACCGCGAGGCGGCCTCCAAGCTCACCTCCACCAAGGCGGTCGCGGACTTCTTCGAGGAGGTGGCGAGCGAGTTCGACCCCGAGCTGGCCGCGACGTGGGTCGCCGACAACCTGCTCGGCGAGCTCAACTACCGCGAGATGTCGATCACGGACGTCGAAGGCCGACTCGACGAGTTCACGCGTCTGATCGAGCTCGTCGCCGCCGAGGAACTGACGACCAAGAACGCCGAGGAGATCGTCCTCCGCGAGATGCTCGACGAAGGTGACGACCCCGGGACGATCATCGACCGCGAGGGACTCGGGAAGGCCGAGAGCGGCGAGGTCGAGACCGCCGTCGCGGCCGCTATCGACGAGAACCCCGACGCCGTGAGCGACTACCACGACGGCGACGAGGGCGCGATCAACTTCCTCGTCGGGCAGGTGATGCAGGCGACCGGCGGTAGCGCCGACCCCGGGCAGGTGAACGGGCTGCTCCGCGAGGAGTTGGACGGCTGA
- the pyrE gene encoding orotate phosphoribosyltransferase: protein MTDDERRSELIAALRAADAVRFGEFELSHGGTSDYYVDKYLFETDPDALTLVAEAFADRLADADAKLAGVALGAVPLVAVTAAELGRPYVIARKQAKEYGTGNRIEGGLDAGEEVVVIEDIATTGQSAVDAVEALREAGATVDRVLIVVDREEGARELLAEHDVELESLLTATELLAERDEE from the coding sequence ATGACCGACGACGAGCGCCGATCGGAACTGATCGCCGCGCTGCGGGCGGCCGACGCCGTCCGGTTCGGTGAGTTCGAGCTGTCGCACGGCGGGACGAGCGACTACTACGTCGACAAGTACCTGTTCGAGACCGACCCGGACGCGCTGACGCTCGTCGCGGAGGCGTTCGCGGACCGGCTCGCGGACGCGGACGCGAAGCTCGCGGGCGTCGCGTTGGGCGCGGTCCCACTCGTGGCGGTGACCGCAGCCGAACTCGGCCGCCCGTACGTCATCGCGCGCAAGCAGGCGAAGGAGTACGGCACGGGCAACCGGATCGAGGGGGGGCTCGACGCGGGCGAGGAGGTGGTCGTGATCGAGGACATCGCCACGACCGGACAGTCCGCGGTCGACGCCGTCGAGGCGCTCCGCGAGGCGGGCGCGACGGTGGACCGCGTACTGATCGTCGTCGACCGCGAGGAGGGCGCGCGGGAGCTGCTCGCGGAGCACGACGTCGAGCTGGAGTCGCTGCTGACCGCGACGGAGCTGCTCGCGGAGCGCGACGAGGAGTAG
- a CDS encoding MoxR family ATPase produces the protein MDVPEAADACARVVEEVGGAVVADREFLERVTLGILARGHVLLEDVPGTGKTLSARSFATALGLEFSRVQFTPDLLPADVTGTNVFDERDGSFSFSPGPIFANVVLADEINRAPPKTQAALLEAMEEGQVTVDGETHDLPSPFYVIATQNPVESEGAFPLPEAQLDRFTIKTSIGYPDEDGELELLRRRAGRVEQSPTVDRVLDPDAVAALREVPESVRVDDDLLRYAASLARATREDRRVEAGVSPRGTQRLFETARAAAVVAGRAFVTPDDVKRVAEPTLAHRLVLTPDAAVNAVDERDVIADVLDRVAVPTVDAPEA, from the coding sequence ATGGACGTCCCCGAAGCCGCCGACGCCTGCGCCCGCGTCGTCGAGGAGGTCGGCGGCGCGGTCGTCGCGGACCGCGAGTTCTTGGAACGCGTCACCCTCGGTATCCTCGCCCGCGGCCACGTCCTCCTCGAAGACGTGCCCGGGACCGGAAAGACCCTCTCGGCGCGCTCGTTTGCGACCGCGCTCGGCCTGGAGTTCTCGCGGGTCCAGTTCACCCCCGACCTGCTGCCGGCCGACGTCACCGGAACCAACGTGTTCGACGAGCGCGACGGCTCCTTCTCGTTTTCGCCCGGACCGATCTTCGCGAACGTCGTCTTGGCGGACGAGATCAACCGCGCCCCGCCGAAGACGCAGGCGGCCCTCTTGGAGGCGATGGAGGAGGGACAGGTGACCGTCGACGGCGAGACCCACGACCTGCCCTCGCCCTTCTACGTGATCGCGACGCAGAACCCCGTCGAGAGCGAGGGCGCGTTCCCGCTGCCGGAGGCCCAACTCGACCGGTTCACGATCAAGACCTCTATCGGCTACCCCGACGAGGACGGCGAGCTGGAGCTTCTCCGACGGCGCGCCGGTCGCGTCGAGCAGTCGCCCACCGTCGACCGCGTGTTGGACCCCGACGCCGTGGCGGCGCTGCGAGAGGTGCCCGAGTCAGTCCGCGTCGACGACGACCTCCTGCGTTACGCGGCGTCGCTCGCGCGGGCGACCCGCGAGGACCGCCGCGTCGAGGCCGGCGTCTCCCCCCGCGGCACCCAGCGCCTCTTCGAGACGGCGCGGGCGGCGGCGGTCGTCGCCGGCCGGGCGTTCGTCACGCCGGACGACGTGAAGCGCGTCGCGGAGCCGACGCTCGCCCACCGGCTCGTGTTGACACCGGACGCGGCCGTCAACGCCGTCGACGAGCGCGACGTGATAGCCGATGTCCTCGACCGCGTCGCGGTGCCGACGGTCGACGCGCCCGAGGCGTGA
- a CDS encoding dolichol kinase: MTLPAAAWRERVEFERRLVHASGTLYPVPFLLGWISWETTGRLLVGSVAVAALLEALRLSDSVGPLDPLYDALVREYEADGIAGYALYQVGMAATALVFAPVFAVPAMWMLSVGDPISGGLGENAATEPKRLPVVAAMVFVCFGIAVPYAIPEFGPDPGVIVALAGAVPAAAADGLPPLIRGVAVDDNLTIPPAAASGMFLAAALIA, from the coding sequence GTGACCCTCCCGGCGGCGGCGTGGCGCGAGCGCGTGGAGTTCGAGCGGCGCCTGGTCCACGCGAGCGGCACGCTGTACCCGGTCCCGTTCCTGCTCGGCTGGATCTCCTGGGAGACCACCGGCCGGCTGTTGGTGGGTAGCGTCGCGGTCGCGGCCCTGCTCGAAGCGCTGCGCCTCTCCGACTCGGTCGGCCCGCTCGACCCCCTGTACGACGCGCTCGTCCGCGAGTACGAGGCCGACGGGATCGCGGGCTACGCGCTGTATCAGGTGGGCATGGCGGCGACCGCCCTCGTCTTCGCGCCGGTGTTCGCCGTGCCCGCGATGTGGATGCTCTCCGTCGGTGACCCCATAAGCGGCGGTCTCGGAGAGAACGCGGCGACGGAGCCGAAGCGGCTCCCCGTGGTCGCGGCGATGGTCTTCGTCTGCTTCGGGATCGCCGTCCCGTACGCGATCCCCGAGTTCGGTCCCGACCCCGGCGTGATCGTCGCGCTCGCGGGCGCCGTCCCCGCGGCGGCCGCCGACGGACTCCCGCCGCTGATACGCGGCGTGGCCGTCGACGACAACCTCACGATCCCGCCGGCGGCCGCGTCCGGAATGTTCCTCGCGGCCGCCCTGATCGCGTAG
- the glyS gene encoding glycine--tRNA ligase → MAADALVELAKRRGFFFGANGAYGGTAGFYTFGPQGAALKRNVEDAWRDRFTIREGNREIEAPTVMPEPVFEASGHLEGFDDMLVECPECGESHRADHLVEAVTEIEDAEALPGEEVAELIADNEIACPSCGTALAGEPVEAFNLMFATDIGPGDAQPGYLRPETAQGIFVEFPRLKEYARGNLPFGITQIGPAYRNEISPRGGLLRLREFTQAELEQFIDPEDDEPPLDRVRDVDVRLYPATEQDAADGEYLETTVGAAVDEGVIGSPWVGYYLGVAQEWYERVGVDLDRFRFRQHLAGERAHYAADCWDAESEVDGDWIEIAGFAYRGDYDLSKHDEHGDDSFTVFKRYDEPKTVERATVDPDMSVLGPEFGGDAAAVADALETLAERDPGAFDGETVTVETGDGDDAEAREVDVDVANFSVEEVTENGEHITPHVVEPSFGVGRTVQTVLAHAYNRDEVDGEERTYLSLEPEVAPQDAAVFPLVTNDDRLTALADEVAADLRAAGLAVAYDDSGSIGRRYRRQDEVGTPFCVTVDRDGVEGDGPDTATLRERDSAAQIRIPVADLAGELTALRGGEPFESVADRYDAVDTDVETAGN, encoded by the coding sequence ATGGCCGCGGACGCGCTCGTCGAACTCGCGAAGCGCCGGGGGTTCTTTTTCGGCGCCAACGGCGCGTACGGCGGCACCGCCGGCTTCTACACGTTCGGGCCGCAGGGGGCGGCGCTGAAGCGCAACGTCGAGGACGCCTGGCGCGACCGGTTCACGATCCGCGAGGGGAACCGCGAGATCGAGGCGCCGACGGTGATGCCCGAGCCGGTCTTCGAGGCCTCCGGCCATCTGGAGGGGTTCGACGACATGCTCGTCGAGTGCCCCGAGTGCGGCGAGTCCCACCGCGCCGACCACCTCGTCGAGGCCGTCACGGAGATCGAGGACGCCGAGGCGCTGCCCGGCGAGGAGGTCGCGGAGCTCATCGCCGACAACGAGATCGCCTGTCCGTCCTGCGGCACCGCGCTCGCCGGCGAGCCGGTCGAGGCGTTCAACCTCATGTTCGCGACCGACATCGGTCCCGGCGACGCCCAGCCCGGCTACCTCCGCCCGGAGACCGCGCAGGGCATCTTCGTTGAGTTCCCGCGCCTCAAGGAGTACGCCCGGGGGAACCTCCCGTTCGGGATCACCCAGATCGGGCCGGCCTACCGCAACGAGATCTCGCCGCGCGGCGGCCTCCTCCGCCTGCGGGAGTTCACGCAGGCCGAGTTAGAGCAGTTCATCGACCCCGAGGACGACGAGCCGCCGCTCGACCGCGTCCGCGACGTCGACGTGCGGCTGTACCCCGCGACCGAACAGGACGCCGCCGACGGCGAGTACCTGGAGACGACGGTCGGCGCGGCGGTCGACGAGGGCGTCATCGGCTCCCCGTGGGTCGGCTACTACCTCGGCGTCGCCCAGGAGTGGTACGAGCGCGTCGGCGTCGACCTCGACCGCTTCCGGTTCCGCCAGCACCTCGCGGGCGAGCGCGCCCACTACGCGGCCGACTGCTGGGACGCCGAGAGCGAGGTCGACGGCGACTGGATCGAGATCGCCGGCTTCGCGTACCGCGGCGACTACGACCTCTCGAAACACGACGAACACGGCGACGACTCCTTCACCGTGTTCAAGCGGTACGACGAGCCGAAGACGGTCGAGCGAGCGACGGTCGACCCCGACATGTCGGTCCTCGGTCCCGAGTTCGGCGGCGACGCCGCCGCGGTCGCGGACGCGCTCGAAACCCTCGCCGAGCGCGACCCCGGCGCGTTCGACGGCGAGACCGTCACCGTCGAGACCGGTGACGGCGACGACGCGGAGGCCCGCGAGGTCGACGTCGACGTGGCGAACTTCTCGGTCGAGGAGGTCACGGAGAACGGCGAGCACATCACTCCGCACGTGGTCGAGCCGTCGTTCGGCGTCGGCCGGACCGTCCAGACGGTCCTCGCGCACGCCTACAACCGGGACGAGGTCGACGGCGAGGAGCGGACGTACCTCTCCTTAGAACCCGAGGTCGCGCCGCAGGACGCCGCCGTCTTCCCGCTGGTGACGAACGACGACCGGCTCACCGCGCTCGCCGACGAGGTCGCGGCCGACCTCCGGGCGGCCGGGCTGGCGGTCGCGTACGACGACTCCGGCTCGATCGGCCGGCGCTACCGCCGACAGGACGAGGTCGGGACCCCGTTCTGCGTCACCGTCGACCGCGACGGGGTCGAGGGCGACGGTCCGGACACGGCCACGCTCCGCGAGCGCGACTCCGCGGCGCAGATCCGAATTCCGGTCGCGGACCTCGCGGGCGAACTGACCGCGCTGCGCGGGGGCGAACCGTTCGAGTCGGTCGCGGACCGCTACGACGCGGTCGACACCGACGTCGAGACCGCGGGGAACTGA
- a CDS encoding CBS domain-containing protein has product MNVADAMTPRSELVVVEIPGSRNDVLEYIQDHGFSSVPVVKDVGGDEVYRGLVTRDDLIDQPDEDQLALLLREVPTVGADDGIVDAARTMVAEESRRLPVVDGDELVGILTVTDVVRAIARGEVDGETRVGELATREVNATHTETPLPVAEREIALSGVPYAVVLADDAAIAGMLTEVDILEVARVVEGEASTGDSIAEEDSEWSWEGIKATGARYLPTRNVEIPAEAVRRFMTADLITVNATRTAKEVAQELITNDIEQVPLVSGTEIEGVVRDVDLLEGL; this is encoded by the coding sequence ATGAACGTCGCAGACGCCATGACGCCGCGCTCGGAGCTCGTCGTCGTCGAGATCCCCGGGAGCCGGAACGACGTGTTGGAGTACATCCAGGACCACGGCTTCTCGTCGGTGCCGGTCGTGAAGGACGTCGGCGGCGACGAGGTGTACCGCGGGCTCGTCACGCGTGACGACCTGATCGACCAGCCCGACGAGGACCAGCTCGCGCTGCTGTTGCGCGAGGTCCCGACGGTCGGAGCCGACGACGGCATCGTCGACGCCGCCCGGACGATGGTCGCGGAGGAGTCGCGCCGCCTCCCCGTGGTCGACGGCGACGAACTCGTCGGCATCCTCACGGTGACGGACGTGGTGCGGGCCATCGCTCGCGGCGAGGTCGACGGCGAGACCCGCGTCGGCGAGTTGGCGACGCGAGAGGTCAACGCGACCCACACCGAGACGCCGCTCCCGGTCGCCGAGCGGGAGATAGCGCTCTCGGGGGTCCCGTACGCGGTCGTCCTCGCGGACGACGCCGCGATCGCCGGGATGCTCACCGAGGTCGACATCCTCGAAGTCGCCCGCGTCGTCGAGGGCGAGGCGAGCACGGGCGACTCGATCGCGGAGGAGGACTCCGAGTGGTCGTGGGAGGGGATCAAAGCGACCGGCGCGCGCTACCTCCCGACCCGAAACGTCGAGATCCCAGCGGAGGCGGTCCGCCGCTTCATGACCGCCGACCTGATCACCGTCAACGCCACGCGGACGGCCAAGGAGGTCGCCCAGGAGCTGATCACGAACGACATCGAGCAGGTCCCGCTCGTCTCGGGCACCGAGATCGAGGGCGTCGTCCGCGACGTGGACCTGCTGGAGGGGCTGTAG